The genomic window GAGAGTATCGTGTCAGCTCCGGACATCATCGGGGCGGGGTGGTCGTTCCCCGCCGGCCGGGACACCGACGGCAATGCACAACTGGCCGTCGGCACTGACGACATCGAGCAGGCCATCCATCTCATCCTCGCCACCGCGCCCGGGGAGCGTCCGATGCGACCCGAGTTCGGCTGCGCCATCCACGACCTGGTCTTCGCACCTGTCAATGCGAGTACCGCCGGGCTGATGGAACAGGCCGTCCGCGAGGCACTGGAGCGGTGGGAACCCCGCGCCGAACTCGACAGTGTGACGGTCCTCGGCGACGAGGCCGACGAGGCGCTGGTGTACATCAGCATCTGGTACCGCCCCCGCGGCAGCAGCGACCCGCGCAACCTCGTCTTCCCCTTCTACACCATCCCATCTCACGCTCCGGACATGCCATGACTTCCCCGCTGCCTGCTTCTCAGGATGCTTCCGACCAGGGCACACAGCAGCAGTCCGCCCTGGATACTCTGCGCTTTCAGGACGTGGTGGATGACGCGAAGCGGCTGATCCCGTCGCTGTATCCGCAGTGGACCGACCACAATGTCTCCGACCCCGGCGTCACATTGCTCGAGGCGTGTGCCGCGGAGATCGATGCCCTGTCCTACCGGCTGGGCCGCATGCCGACAGCAGTACGCGATGCGTATCTCAAGCTCCTGGCCCGCCCGTTACAGCCAGCGATGGCTGCCCGCACTGTCCTGACGTTCACCCGCGCCCCCGGCGACCACCCCGATACGGCTTTGCGCGTGCCCGCGGGCACGCGGGTGAGCACCGATCCAGCTCTGCCCGACGATGCCGTCGTCTTCACCACGCAGGAAGAATGCGTACTTCCTGCGGTCGCCGGCTACGCCTACGGCTGCCCTAACGTCTTTCCCCCTAGTAATACGCAGACTCCCCCGTTGCGGCTGGATCTCGACCAAGCCATGCCGGTGCGCCTGCCAGACGCCCCAGACCACCGGGGCAGGGCGTTGGTCCTGCTTGCCGATCCTGGCCCGGGCAAGCTCCTCACCGTGCATGTGACGCTGGCGATGCGCTCCCCTGAGGGCGAACCGGATGTGCCGCCCCGGACCACATGGGAGGTGCTGACCGGTGAGGGATGGCAGCCGGTGAACTGGCTCTACAACGGTACCTATGCACACACCGGCGGTCCGGTGCCATGCACCTTCACGCTGCCCTCCACCCGAATACTGATGGATGACAAGCCGGTGGAGCTGACGGGGCGCAGAATCCCCCAGGGGCAGGCTGCCTTCACAGCCTTGGGCTGTATTGCTCTGCGCATCACCGCCGAAGGTCCGCCCGGCTCCCAGTGGTCCATCCCCTACCTCGCCCCCGCCAACGCGACCTCCCAACCAGTGACCGCCCTGCAGGTCATCCATGTCAGCAAGCAAGCGGGCGAGCAAGTGGGGGTGTCAGACGGTACACCGGGCCAGTCCTTCCGCCTCCCCGGGTTCCTGGCGGCGGACCGGCTGGACGCGGCGGGCGTCGTGGTGACCCCGCAACCGGACGGGATGCGGCAGACATGGACCCGGGCCGAGACCTTCGCCACGGCTGACGCCGAAACCCCTCACTTCGTGCTCGACCCGGCAACCAGCCGGATTCTCTTCGGCCCTCAGGTCACTACCCGCCAAGGGGTCAGGCAGTGCGGCAAGGTCCCCGACAAGGGCGCCACCATCGCCATCCATGCCGCCGAGTTCACCCAGGGTGCCCGTGGCAATGTCGCCGCCCGCACGCTGACGCACCTGATCGACCCGCCCAACGAGCTGCGGACAGCGGATGACTCCGTCCCTCTGGCCGAGGTCACCAACCCCGCCCCCGCACACGGTGGCAGCGACCCCGAGACCGCCGACCTCCTCCTGCGGAACACCGACGCCGGGTTCAGCAGGACACGGCGGT from Streptomyces formicae includes these protein-coding regions:
- a CDS encoding GPW/gp25 family protein, producing the protein MSAPDIIGAGWSFPAGRDTDGNAQLAVGTDDIEQAIHLILATAPGERPMRPEFGCAIHDLVFAPVNASTAGLMEQAVREALERWEPRAELDSVTVLGDEADEALVYISIWYRPRGSSDPRNLVFPFYTIPSHAPDMP